A DNA window from Halanaerobium saccharolyticum subsp. saccharolyticum DSM 6643 contains the following coding sequences:
- the thrC gene encoding threonine synthase, with protein MEYISTRNNYKKVNSAAAISLGMVPEGGLFVPKQITEFTTEKIMAMKNKDYQELAVWIFKEFLSDFTEAEIKESVAEAYNSDNFPVEEKTPLVKLNDNTYILELWHGPTAAFKDMALQILPQLLLKSVEKLEIKNEIVILVATSGDTGKAALEGFKDLEGVKIIVFYPEDGVSRVQEDQMKTTTGNNTAVVSLKGNFDDCQTAVKEIFADKDFKAKMENNNYQFSSANSINWGRLLPQIVYYFKAYFDTIKQNGIKAGEKINITVPTGNFGNILAGYYAYKMGLPVNKFICASNDNKVLTDFFETGVYDIERDFIKTISPSMDILISSNLERFLFEMTDHDSQKICNWYQELKQNNKFEIDQQTKEKMQNLFSGHYCTEAEAKTQIKSTYDKFNYLLDPHTAVAVNSTKKYRKQNHDLKTAVITSTANPYKFSRAVLESLKEEKLSKDEYRIIEELEELTAVEIHRGIKDLENKQSRHDHSSNKDSLKEKITEILELN; from the coding sequence TTTGTACCTAAGCAAATTACTGAATTTACTACAGAAAAAATAATGGCAATGAAAAATAAGGATTATCAAGAGCTTGCAGTTTGGATTTTTAAAGAGTTTTTAAGTGATTTTACTGAAGCAGAAATAAAGGAATCAGTTGCTGAAGCTTATAATAGCGATAATTTTCCTGTTGAAGAAAAAACTCCTTTAGTTAAATTGAACGATAATACTTATATTTTAGAATTATGGCATGGTCCAACTGCAGCTTTTAAAGATATGGCACTACAGATTTTACCACAGCTGCTGTTGAAATCAGTTGAAAAATTAGAAATTAAAAATGAAATTGTAATTTTAGTTGCTACTTCTGGTGATACAGGCAAAGCTGCTCTAGAAGGTTTTAAAGATTTAGAGGGAGTTAAAATTATTGTTTTTTATCCCGAAGATGGTGTCAGCAGAGTTCAGGAAGATCAGATGAAAACAACAACTGGTAATAATACAGCAGTGGTTTCTTTAAAAGGAAATTTTGATGATTGCCAAACAGCTGTGAAAGAGATTTTTGCAGATAAAGATTTTAAAGCAAAAATGGAAAATAATAATTATCAATTTTCCTCAGCAAATTCTATCAATTGGGGGCGACTACTGCCGCAGATTGTATATTATTTTAAAGCATATTTTGATACAATTAAGCAAAATGGAATTAAGGCAGGAGAAAAGATTAATATAACTGTTCCAACAGGTAACTTTGGTAATATCCTGGCTGGGTATTATGCTTATAAAATGGGTTTACCTGTTAACAAATTTATCTGTGCTTCAAATGATAATAAAGTGTTAACCGACTTTTTTGAAACTGGAGTTTACGATATTGAAAGAGATTTTATAAAAACAATCAGTCCTTCAATGGATATTTTGATTTCTTCAAATTTGGAACGATTTTTATTTGAAATGACTGATCATGACAGCCAAAAAATATGTAACTGGTATCAAGAGCTTAAGCAAAATAATAAATTTGAAATTGATCAGCAGACAAAAGAAAAAATGCAAAATCTTTTCAGCGGTCATTATTGTACTGAAGCTGAGGCAAAAACTCAAATAAAATCAACTTATGATAAATTTAATTATTTGCTTGATCCACATACAGCTGTAGCTGTGAATTCTACAAAAAAATATCGAAAACAAAATCATGATTTAAAAACAGCTGTAATTACTTCAACTGCAAATCCATATAAATTTAGTCGGGCTGTTTTAGAATCCTTAAAAGAAGAAAAATTATCTAAAGATGAATATAGGATTATCGAGGAGTTAGAAGAATTAACTGCTGTTGAAATTCATAGAGGAATCAAAGATTTAGAAAATAAGCAGAGCCGACATGATCATAGTTCAAATAAAGATTCTCTCAAAGAAAAGATAACTGAGATTCTTGAACTTAACTAA